The proteins below come from a single Kosakonia sp. SMBL-WEM22 genomic window:
- the iscA gene encoding iron-sulfur cluster assembly protein IscA, producing the protein MSISLSDSAAARVNAFLANRGKGFGLRLGVRTSGCSGMAYVLEFVDAPNDEDTVFEDKGVKVVVDGKSLQFLDGTQLDFVKEGLNEGFKFTNPNVKDECGCGESFHV; encoded by the coding sequence ATGTCCATTAGCCTCAGCGACAGTGCCGCCGCGCGAGTAAATGCCTTCCTGGCCAACCGTGGTAAAGGGTTTGGCCTGCGCCTGGGGGTGAGAACCTCCGGTTGTTCTGGTATGGCTTACGTGCTGGAATTTGTCGACGCACCGAACGATGAAGATACGGTGTTCGAAGACAAAGGCGTGAAGGTAGTGGTTGACGGCAAAAGCCTGCAGTTCCTCGACGGCACTCAGCTGGACTTCGTAAAAGAAGGCCTCAACGAAGGGTTTAAGTTCACCAACCCGAACGTGAAAGATGAGTGCGGTTGTGGCGAAAGCTTCCACGTCTAA
- the iscU gene encoding Fe-S cluster assembly scaffold IscU: MAYSEKVIDHYENPRNVGSFDNGDNSIGSGMVGAPACGDVMKLQIKVNDKGIIEDARFKTYGCGSAIASSSLVTEWVKGKSLDEAQAIKNTDIAEELELPPVKIHCSILAEDAIKAAIADYKSKQDAK, translated from the coding sequence ATGGCTTATAGCGAAAAAGTAATCGATCACTACGAAAACCCGCGCAACGTTGGCTCGTTCGACAACGGCGACAACAGCATCGGTAGCGGCATGGTTGGCGCACCGGCGTGTGGCGATGTGATGAAACTGCAGATCAAAGTTAACGATAAAGGCATTATCGAAGACGCGCGTTTCAAAACCTACGGCTGTGGCTCCGCCATCGCGTCCAGCTCGCTGGTCACCGAGTGGGTGAAGGGCAAGTCTCTGGACGAAGCGCAGGCGATCAAGAACACTGATATCGCCGAAGAGCTGGAACTGCCGCCGGTTAAAATCCACTGCTCTATCCTGGCAGAAGATGCGATTAAAGCCGCGATTGCGGATTACAAAAGTAAACAAGACGCGAAATAA
- the trmJ gene encoding tRNA (cytosine(32)/uridine(32)-2'-O)-methyltransferase TrmJ, with the protein MLQNIRIVLVETSHTGNMGSVARAMKTMGLTNLWLVNPLVKPDSQAIALAAGASDVIGNAQIVDTLDEALAGCSLVVGTSARSRTLPWPMLDPRECGLKSIGEAEHAPVALVFGRERVGLTNEELQKCHYHVAIAANPEYSSLNLAMAVQVIAYEVRMAWLAKQESDAPSADQEETPYPLVDDLERFYGHLEQTLLSTGFIRESHPGQVMNKLRRLFTRARPESQELNILRGILASIEQKQKG; encoded by the coding sequence ATGCTGCAAAATATCCGTATTGTCTTAGTTGAAACCTCCCATACCGGTAACATGGGCTCCGTTGCCCGTGCCATGAAAACCATGGGCTTAACCAATCTCTGGCTGGTTAACCCGCTGGTCAAACCCGATTCACAGGCTATTGCGCTCGCCGCAGGTGCCAGCGATGTGATCGGCAATGCGCAGATCGTTGACACCTTAGATGAAGCCTTAGCCGGTTGTAGCCTGGTGGTTGGCACCAGCGCGCGTTCACGCACGCTGCCGTGGCCGATGCTCGATCCGCGCGAATGCGGTCTGAAAAGCATCGGCGAAGCGGAACACGCGCCGGTGGCGTTAGTGTTTGGCCGCGAGCGCGTTGGGCTGACCAATGAAGAGTTGCAGAAGTGCCACTATCACGTGGCGATTGCCGCCAACCCGGAGTACAGCTCGCTGAACCTGGCGATGGCGGTGCAGGTAATCGCCTATGAAGTGCGCATGGCGTGGCTGGCAAAGCAGGAGAGCGATGCGCCGAGCGCAGATCAGGAAGAGACGCCTTATCCGCTGGTTGACGATCTCGAGCGCTTCTACGGTCACCTTGAGCAGACGCTGCTCTCTACCGGTTTTATCCGTGAAAGCCACCCCGGCCAGGTGATGAATAAACTGCGCCGTCTCTTCACTCGCGCCCGTCCGGAGAGCCAGGAGTTGAACATTCTGCGTGGCATTCTGGCGTCGATTGAGCAGAAGCAAAAAGGGTAA
- the hscB gene encoding co-chaperone HscB codes for MDYFTLFGLPAQYPLDTQALATRFQDLQRQFHPDRFASQPQSEQLAAVQQSATINQAWQTLRHPLTRAEYLLSLHGFDLASEQHTVRDTAFLMEQLELREELDEIAQAEDAARLEAFQARIKGMYDARHQQMVEQLDAQAWETAADTVRKLRFLDKLRSSTEQLEEKLLGF; via the coding sequence ATGGATTACTTCACCCTCTTTGGGTTGCCGGCCCAGTACCCGCTCGACACCCAGGCACTGGCCACGCGTTTCCAGGATCTGCAACGGCAGTTCCACCCCGATCGCTTCGCCAGCCAGCCGCAGTCTGAGCAACTGGCCGCCGTACAGCAATCCGCGACCATCAATCAGGCCTGGCAAACCCTGCGTCATCCGCTGACGCGCGCAGAGTATCTGCTCTCGCTCCATGGCTTCGATCTGGCCTCTGAACAGCACACCGTGCGCGACACCGCTTTCCTGATGGAGCAGCTGGAGCTGCGCGAAGAGCTGGATGAGATTGCCCAGGCTGAAGATGCCGCCCGTCTGGAAGCATTTCAGGCGCGCATCAAAGGCATGTATGACGCACGTCACCAGCAGATGGTTGAACAACTTGATGCACAAGCGTGGGAGACGGCGGCGGATACCGTGCGTAAACTACGTTTTCTCGATAAACTGCGCAGCTCAACAGAACAACTCGAAGAAAAACTGCTCGGTTTTTAA
- a CDS encoding nickel/cobalt transporter gives MSVISQQIARKRRLLQWWPLLLFMVVAVLGALWLWQAWPQVVMRSALWQREVNIQMSTLLKAVAENPTKAGGTLLLFSFVYGVLHALGPGHGKVVITTWLATHPSKLKPAIGLTLASSLLQGLVAILLVVVVLSLLALPARQLHLSGYWLEKGSYLLVGVLGLLLCWRALKRLRQLLHTPKFRAFTPHHVHHDNCGCGHQHLPTQTQLQSGGDWRARLMIVLSMGMRPCSGAIMVLLFSKVIGVFAWGVASALAMAAGTSLTISGLALLVHGFRQLAVKLSGKRAPVLWRQIGWTTLALAGGVVLVSAAVVMWMSALPPGGGLRPF, from the coding sequence ATGTCAGTAATCAGCCAACAGATAGCGCGCAAACGGCGCCTATTGCAGTGGTGGCCGCTGCTGCTGTTTATGGTGGTTGCCGTGCTCGGAGCACTCTGGCTCTGGCAGGCGTGGCCGCAGGTGGTGATGAGAAGCGCGCTCTGGCAGCGTGAAGTGAATATCCAGATGAGCACGCTGCTGAAGGCGGTGGCTGAAAACCCGACCAAAGCGGGTGGCACGCTGCTGCTGTTCAGCTTTGTCTATGGCGTGCTGCATGCGCTGGGGCCAGGCCACGGCAAAGTGGTGATCACCACCTGGCTTGCAACCCACCCTTCAAAATTAAAACCCGCTATTGGCCTGACGCTGGCGTCCTCTCTGCTCCAGGGGCTGGTGGCGATTTTACTGGTGGTTGTGGTGCTGAGCCTGCTGGCGCTGCCCGCCCGGCAGTTGCACCTCAGCGGCTACTGGCTGGAGAAGGGGAGTTATCTTCTGGTCGGCGTGCTGGGGCTGCTGCTCTGCTGGCGCGCGCTGAAACGCCTGCGTCAGCTGTTGCATACGCCAAAGTTTCGCGCCTTTACGCCACATCATGTGCATCACGACAACTGCGGGTGCGGTCATCAGCATCTGCCAACGCAGACGCAGCTGCAAAGCGGCGGCGACTGGCGCGCACGGTTGATGATTGTTTTATCGATGGGTATGCGGCCCTGCTCCGGCGCCATTATGGTGCTGCTGTTCAGCAAAGTGATTGGCGTCTTCGCCTGGGGCGTGGCCTCTGCGCTGGCGATGGCGGCCGGGACGTCGCTGACCATCAGCGGGCTGGCGTTGCTGGTGCACGGTTTTCGCCAGCTGGCGGTGAAGTTGAGCGGTAAACGCGCGCCGGTGCTGTGGCGGCAGATTGGCTGGACGACGCTGGCGTTAGCGGGTGGTGTGGTGCTGGTGAGTGCGGCAGTAGTGATGTGGATGAGCGCACTCCCGCCTGGCGGCGGATTACGCCCGTTTTAA
- the iscS gene encoding cysteine desulfurase: protein MKLPIYLDYSATTPVDPRVAEKMMQFLTLDGTFGNPASRSHRFGWQAEEAVDIARNQIAELVGADPREIVFTSGATESDNLAIKGAANFYQKKGKHIITSKTEHKAVLDTCRQLEREGFEVTYLAPQRNGIIDLKELEAAMRDDTIIVSIMHVNNEIGVVQDIAAIGEMCRARGIIYHVDATQSVGKLPIDLSQLKVDLMSFSGHKIYGPKGIGALYVQRKPRIRIEAQMHGGGHERGMRSGTLPVHQIVGMGEAYRIAKEEMESEMARLRVLRNRLWNGINDIEEVYLNGDLEHGAPNILNVSFNYVEGESLIMALKDLAVSSGSACTSASLEPSYVLRALGMNDELAHSSIRFSLGRFTTEEEIDYTIELVRKSIGRLRDLSPLWEMFKQGVDLESIEWAHH, encoded by the coding sequence ATGAAATTACCGATCTATCTCGACTACTCCGCAACCACGCCGGTGGATCCGCGTGTTGCCGAGAAAATGATGCAGTTTCTCACCCTGGACGGGACCTTTGGTAACCCTGCTTCCCGTTCGCACCGTTTCGGCTGGCAGGCTGAAGAGGCGGTAGATATCGCCCGCAACCAGATTGCTGAACTGGTCGGCGCTGACCCGCGCGAAATCGTCTTCACCTCCGGTGCAACCGAATCCGACAACCTGGCGATTAAAGGTGCTGCCAATTTCTACCAGAAAAAAGGCAAGCACATCATCACCAGCAAAACCGAACACAAAGCCGTGCTGGACACCTGTCGCCAGCTTGAGCGCGAAGGGTTTGAAGTGACTTACCTCGCCCCGCAGCGCAACGGCATTATCGATCTGAAAGAACTTGAAGCGGCGATGCGTGACGACACCATCATCGTCTCTATCATGCATGTGAATAACGAAATCGGCGTGGTGCAGGATATCGCGGCCATCGGCGAAATGTGCCGTGCGCGCGGCATTATCTACCACGTTGATGCTACCCAGAGCGTTGGCAAACTGCCGATCGATCTGAGCCAGCTGAAAGTCGATCTGATGTCTTTCTCCGGTCATAAAATCTACGGTCCGAAAGGTATCGGCGCGCTCTACGTACAGCGTAAACCGCGTATCCGTATCGAAGCGCAGATGCACGGCGGCGGTCACGAGCGCGGCATGCGTTCCGGTACTCTGCCTGTTCACCAGATCGTCGGCATGGGCGAAGCTTACCGTATCGCGAAAGAAGAGATGGAGAGCGAAATGGCGCGTCTGCGCGTGCTGCGCAACCGTCTGTGGAACGGCATCAACGATATCGAAGAAGTCTATCTGAACGGCGATCTTGAGCACGGCGCACCGAACATCCTCAACGTCAGCTTTAACTACGTTGAAGGCGAGTCGCTGATCATGGCGCTGAAAGATCTGGCTGTCTCTTCTGGTTCAGCCTGTACCTCTGCAAGCCTGGAACCGTCCTACGTGCTGCGCGCGTTGGGCATGAATGATGAACTGGCGCACAGCTCCATCCGTTTCTCTTTAGGGCGTTTCACCACTGAAGAAGAGATTGACTACACCATCGAGCTGGTCCGCAAATCCATCGGCCGTCTGCGCGATCTCTCTCCGCTGTGGGAGATGTTCAAGCAGGGCGTGGATCTCGAATCCATCGAATGGGCTCATCATTAA
- the suhB gene encoding inositol-1-monophosphatase, with protein sequence MHPMLNIAVRAARKAGNLIAKNYETPDTVETSQKGSNDFVTNVDKAAEAVIIDTIRKSYPQHTIITEESGEHEGTDPDVQWVIDPLDGTTNFIKRLPHFAVSIAVRIKGRTEVAVVYDPMRNELFTATRGQGAQLNGYRLRGSTARDLDGTILATGFPFKAKQHATTYINIIGKLFTECADFRRTGSAALDLAYVAAGRVDGFFEIGLKPWDFAAGELLIREAGGLVCDFTGGHNYMLTGNIVAGNPRVVKAMLANMREELSDALKR encoded by the coding sequence ATGCATCCGATGCTGAATATCGCCGTGCGTGCTGCGCGCAAGGCGGGTAATTTAATTGCCAAAAACTACGAAACACCTGACACCGTAGAGACCAGCCAGAAAGGCAGCAATGATTTCGTGACTAACGTTGATAAAGCTGCTGAAGCGGTAATTATCGACACCATCCGCAAATCTTACCCGCAACACACCATCATCACCGAAGAGAGTGGCGAGCACGAAGGCACCGACCCGGATGTACAATGGGTTATCGATCCTCTGGATGGCACGACTAACTTCATCAAACGCCTGCCGCACTTCGCGGTCTCTATCGCCGTTCGTATTAAAGGTCGCACCGAAGTTGCGGTCGTTTACGATCCGATGCGTAACGAACTCTTCACTGCGACCCGTGGCCAGGGCGCACAGCTCAACGGCTACCGTCTGCGCGGCAGCACCGCTCGCGATCTGGACGGCACCATTCTGGCGACCGGCTTCCCGTTCAAGGCGAAGCAGCACGCAACCACCTATATCAACATCATTGGCAAACTCTTTACCGAATGCGCGGACTTCCGTCGTACCGGTTCTGCCGCGCTGGATCTGGCCTATGTTGCCGCCGGTCGCGTTGATGGTTTCTTTGAGATTGGCCTGAAGCCGTGGGATTTCGCCGCAGGTGAACTGCTGATTCGCGAAGCGGGCGGTCTGGTGTGCGATTTCACCGGTGGTCATAACTACATGCTGACCGGTAACATCGTTGCCGGTAACCCGCGCGTGGTGAAAGCGATGCTGGCAAATATGCGTGAAGAGCTGAGCGACGCGCTGAAGCGTTAA
- a CDS encoding DUF1007 family protein: protein MQLVKQWVLGLFLALLSFSLMAHPHSFIVMKTQLVGENGQFTGLKMRWTMDEITSADLLYDAGNAKPGEEIWKKLAAEVMANVLGQHYFTEVWHNGQKVKFLNRPTEYGLAREADQAVLTFILPLAEPQPLKGQKYTFSTFDPTYYVDMRYDKERDITLPAALQSSCKTTLHTPKPGEEVLSYAQSLDKNDAPEEDMELGKKFAQTVTLLCQ, encoded by the coding sequence ATGCAATTAGTTAAACAGTGGGTATTGGGGCTTTTTCTCGCACTTTTATCGTTTTCTCTTATGGCGCACCCGCACAGCTTTATCGTGATGAAGACGCAGTTGGTTGGCGAAAACGGTCAATTTACCGGCCTGAAAATGCGCTGGACGATGGATGAGATCACCTCCGCTGACCTACTCTACGACGCCGGTAACGCAAAGCCCGGCGAGGAGATCTGGAAAAAGCTGGCGGCGGAAGTGATGGCAAACGTGCTTGGTCAGCACTACTTCACTGAAGTGTGGCATAACGGGCAGAAGGTGAAGTTCCTCAACCGCCCGACCGAATATGGCCTCGCGCGGGAGGCGGACCAGGCGGTACTGACTTTTATCCTGCCGCTGGCCGAGCCGCAGCCGCTGAAGGGGCAGAAATACACCTTCTCGACCTTCGATCCCACCTATTACGTGGATATGCGCTACGACAAGGAGCGCGATATCACGCTGCCCGCAGCGCTGCAATCGAGCTGTAAAACCACGCTACATACACCGAAACCCGGCGAAGAGGTGCTGAGTTACGCGCAGTCGCTGGATAAGAACGATGCCCCGGAGGAGGATATGGAACTGGGTAAAAAGTTTGCTCAAACGGTGACGCTGCTATGTCAGTAA
- the iscR gene encoding Fe-S cluster assembly transcriptional regulator IscR: MRLTSKGRYAVTAMLDVALNSESGPVPLADISERQGISLSYLEQLFSRLRKNGLVSSVRGPGGGYLLGKDANSIAVGEVISAVDESVDATRCQGKGGCQGGDKCLTHALWRDLSDRLTGFLNNITLGELVNNQEILDVSDRQHSNESHRNTRGQDAIDVKLRA; encoded by the coding sequence ATGAGACTGACATCTAAAGGGCGTTATGCCGTGACCGCAATGCTGGACGTTGCGCTCAACTCCGAATCGGGCCCGGTGCCGTTGGCTGATATTTCCGAGCGTCAGGGAATTTCCCTCTCCTACCTGGAGCAGCTCTTTTCCCGCCTGCGTAAAAACGGCCTGGTTTCCAGCGTACGCGGTCCCGGCGGTGGTTATCTGCTGGGCAAAGATGCGAACAGCATCGCTGTCGGCGAAGTGATTAGCGCCGTTGACGAATCTGTCGATGCGACCCGTTGCCAGGGTAAAGGTGGCTGCCAGGGCGGCGATAAGTGCCTGACCCACGCGCTGTGGCGCGACCTGAGCGATCGCCTGACCGGATTCCTGAACAACATCACCCTCGGTGAGCTAGTGAATAATCAGGAGATCCTCGACGTCTCCGACCGTCAGCACAGCAACGAATCCCATCGTAACACCCGTGGCCAGGACGCGATCGACGTTAAGCTGCGCGCATAA
- the hscA gene encoding Fe-S protein assembly chaperone HscA yields MALLQISEPGLSAAPHQRRLAAGIDLGTTNSLVATVRSGQAETLADSAGRHLLPSVVHYQAESHVVGFDARNNAALDSVNTISSVKRLMGRSLADIQARYPHLPWQFQASENGLPMIVTRAGLVNPIRVSADILKALAARAQESLAGELDGVVITVPAYFDDAQRQGTKDAARLAGLHVLRLLNEPTAAAIAYGLDSGKEGVIAVYDLGGGTFDISILRLSRGVFEVLATGGDSALGGDDFDHLLADFICEQAGISERSDARQQRELLDAAIAAKIALSDADRVAVNVAGWQGEITREQFDALITPLVKRTLLSCRRALKDAGVEADEVLEVVMVGGSTRVPLVRERVGDFFGRTPLTSIDPDKVVAIGAAIQADILVGNKPDSEMLLLDVIPLSLGLETMGGLVEKVIPRNTTIPVARAQEFTTFKDGQTAMSIHVMQGERELVSDCRSLARFSLRGIPAMPAGGAHIRVTFQVDADGLLSVTAMEKSTGVEASIQVKPSYGLTDGEIADMIKDSMSFAEQDVKARMLAEQKVEAARVLESVTSALAADAALLSAAERAEIDEGVAQLRAVAETDDTDAIEHAIKNVDKQTQEFAARRMDQSVRSALKGHSVDEV; encoded by the coding sequence ATGGCCTTATTACAAATCAGTGAACCGGGTCTGAGCGCCGCGCCGCACCAGCGTCGGCTGGCGGCAGGCATCGACCTCGGGACCACCAACTCGCTGGTGGCGACGGTACGTAGCGGCCAGGCGGAAACGCTGGCCGACAGCGCGGGGCGCCATCTGCTCCCCTCTGTCGTCCACTATCAGGCTGAAAGCCACGTGGTTGGTTTTGATGCGCGCAACAACGCCGCGCTCGATTCGGTCAACACCATCAGCTCGGTAAAACGCCTGATGGGCCGCAGTCTTGCCGATATCCAGGCGCGCTACCCGCACCTGCCGTGGCAGTTTCAGGCGAGCGAAAACGGCCTGCCGATGATTGTCACCCGCGCCGGTCTGGTTAACCCGATCCGCGTCTCCGCCGATATCCTCAAAGCCCTTGCCGCCCGCGCGCAAGAATCGTTGGCTGGCGAGCTGGATGGCGTCGTGATCACCGTGCCCGCCTATTTTGATGACGCTCAGCGCCAGGGCACCAAAGACGCCGCGCGTCTGGCGGGCCTGCACGTGCTGCGCCTGCTGAACGAACCGACGGCGGCGGCGATCGCCTACGGTCTCGACTCCGGTAAAGAGGGCGTCATTGCCGTCTACGATCTGGGCGGCGGTACCTTTGATATCTCGATTCTGCGCCTGAGCCGCGGCGTGTTTGAAGTGCTGGCCACCGGCGGTGACTCTGCGCTTGGCGGCGATGATTTCGACCACCTGCTGGCGGACTTTATCTGCGAGCAGGCGGGCATCTCCGAACGGAGCGACGCCCGTCAGCAGCGCGAACTGCTGGACGCGGCAATTGCCGCCAAAATCGCTCTGAGCGATGCCGACCGCGTGGCGGTCAATGTGGCGGGCTGGCAGGGTGAAATCACCCGTGAACAGTTCGACGCGCTGATTACGCCACTGGTAAAACGCACGCTGCTCTCCTGCCGCCGCGCCCTGAAAGATGCGGGCGTCGAAGCGGACGAGGTGCTGGAAGTGGTGATGGTCGGCGGGTCGACCCGCGTGCCGCTGGTGCGCGAACGTGTCGGCGACTTCTTTGGCCGCACGCCGCTCACCTCCATCGACCCGGATAAAGTGGTCGCCATTGGCGCGGCTATCCAGGCCGATATTCTGGTTGGCAACAAGCCGGACAGCGAAATGCTGCTGCTGGATGTCATCCCGCTGTCGCTGGGGCTGGAGACGATGGGCGGCCTGGTCGAGAAGGTGATCCCGCGTAACACCACTATTCCGGTGGCGCGCGCGCAGGAGTTCACCACCTTCAAAGATGGGCAAACCGCAATGTCGATCCACGTGATGCAGGGCGAGCGTGAACTGGTGAGCGACTGCCGCTCGCTGGCGCGTTTCTCACTGCGGGGCATCCCGGCGATGCCGGCGGGCGGGGCGCATATTCGCGTCACCTTCCAGGTGGATGCCGATGGCCTACTGAGCGTCACGGCGATGGAGAAATCGACCGGTGTCGAAGCCTCCATCCAGGTAAAACCCTCTTACGGGCTGACCGACGGTGAAATCGCCGACATGATTAAAGACTCCATGAGTTTCGCCGAGCAGGACGTGAAAGCGCGCATGCTGGCGGAACAGAAAGTGGAAGCCGCGCGCGTGCTGGAGAGTGTGACCAGTGCGCTCGCCGCGGATGCCGCGCTGTTAAGCGCCGCAGAGCGGGCGGAGATCGACGAGGGGGTCGCGCAGCTGCGCGCGGTTGCCGAGACCGATGATACCGACGCTATCGAACACGCCATTAAAAATGTAGATAAACAAACCCAGGAATTTGCCGCGCGTCGTATGGACCAATCCGTACGCAGCGCATTAAAAGGCCATTCCGTCGACGAGGTTTAA